The following are from one region of the Cetobacterium somerae genome:
- a CDS encoding toxin-antitoxin system YwqK family antitoxin → MLKKISIVFYLMSQLAFGSYSQVDYSKILNKNGKIFVKNTGSPLTGMVTFQKDREFYKNGIPEGKWLSFYTNGKIKSIENWKNGELNGKYVLYNEEGHKTFQTYYLKGKDHGLFKLFHENGSPHIVGKFYNGEAIGIWSYYNKNGKLIGKRDYTLNIDHFDQTN, encoded by the coding sequence ATGTTAAAAAAAATATCAATAGTATTTTATTTAATGTCTCAGTTAGCTTTTGGAAGCTATTCACAAGTTGATTATTCTAAAATTTTAAACAAAAATGGAAAAATTTTCGTCAAAAATACTGGAAGTCCTCTAACGGGAATGGTAACATTTCAAAAAGATAGAGAATTTTATAAAAATGGAATTCCAGAAGGGAAGTGGTTATCTTTTTATACTAACGGGAAAATAAAATCCATAGAAAATTGGAAAAATGGAGAGCTAAACGGAAAATATGTATTATATAATGAAGAAGGACATAAAACATTTCAAACCTATTATTTAAAAGGAAAAGATCATGGATTATTTAAATTATTTCATGAAAATGGAAGCCCACATATAGTTGGTAAATTTTATAATGGTGAGGCTATAGGTATTTGGAGCTATTACAATAAAAACGGTAAACTAATAGGTAAAAGAGATTATACTTTAAATATAGATCATTTTGATCAAACAAATTAA
- the tgt gene encoding tRNA guanosine(34) transglycosylase Tgt, which translates to MSKKLPVTYELYDKDGKARIGKITTPHGEIETPVFMPVGTQATVKGMTPEELEEMGAEIILGNTYHLYLRPGDELVAKFGGLHKFMNWKKPILTDSGGFQVFSLGDLRNIKEEGVYFRSHLDGSKHFISPEKSINIQNNLGSDIVMLFDECPPGMSSKEYLIPSIERTTRWAKRCVEAHKRPDEQGLFAIVQGGIYEDLRDKSLSELSEMDEYFSGYAVGGLAVGEPREDMYRVLDYIVEKLPEDKPRYLMGVGEPLDMLEAVASGIDMMDCVQPSRIGRHGTIFTKYGRLVVKNASYSEDTRPLDEGCDCYVCRNYTRGYIRHLFKAQEILGGRLATYHNLYFLLKLMKDSRTAIKEKRFNEFKAEFEKNYAMGKNSDWIKPIKFDK; encoded by the coding sequence ATGAGTAAAAAGTTACCAGTAACGTATGAATTATACGATAAAGATGGAAAGGCTAGAATAGGAAAAATAACAACCCCTCATGGAGAGATTGAAACACCTGTATTTATGCCAGTTGGAACTCAAGCCACAGTAAAAGGTATGACTCCAGAAGAGTTAGAAGAGATGGGGGCTGAAATAATTTTAGGAAATACATATCACCTATATTTAAGACCAGGAGATGAATTAGTTGCTAAATTTGGTGGATTACACAAATTTATGAATTGGAAAAAACCTATTTTAACAGATAGTGGTGGATTCCAAGTATTTAGTTTAGGTGATTTAAGAAATATTAAAGAAGAGGGAGTTTATTTTAGATCACATTTAGATGGTTCTAAACACTTTATTTCTCCAGAAAAATCAATAAATATTCAAAATAATTTAGGATCAGATATTGTTATGTTATTTGATGAGTGCCCACCAGGAATGTCATCAAAAGAGTACCTTATTCCATCTATTGAAAGAACTACAAGATGGGCAAAAAGATGTGTAGAAGCACACAAAAGACCAGATGAGCAAGGTTTATTTGCAATAGTTCAAGGTGGAATTTATGAAGATTTAAGAGATAAAAGTTTATCTGAATTAAGTGAAATGGATGAATACTTCTCTGGATATGCTGTTGGAGGTTTAGCCGTTGGTGAACCTAGAGAGGATATGTATAGAGTATTAGATTATATAGTAGAGAAGTTACCTGAAGATAAGCCAAGATATTTAATGGGAGTAGGAGAACCTTTAGATATGCTAGAAGCTGTAGCATCAGGAATAGATATGATGGATTGTGTACAACCAAGTAGAATTGGAAGACATGGAACAATATTTACAAAATATGGAAGACTTGTTGTGAAAAATGCTTCATATTCTGAAGATACTAGACCTTTAGATGAGGGATGTGATTGCTATGTATGTAGAAATTATACAAGAGGTTATATAAGACACTTATTTAAAGCTCAAGAAATATTAGGTGGAAGATTAGCAACATACCATAATTTATATTTCTTATTAAAATTAATGAAAGATTCAAGAACTGCTATAAAAGAGAAAAGATTTAATGAATTTAAAGCTGAATTTGAAAAGAACTATGCTATGGGAAAAAATAGTGATTGGATAAAACCAATAAAATTTGATAAATAA
- the prmA gene encoding 50S ribosomal protein L11 methyltransferase codes for MKVVEIKVIFDSDSIEDTQKEICDIFYGFGATGLKIDEPLKTKNPLDFYKDEKQFLMVDYAVSAYFPMNPYSQRRNDLIKAAFEEKFNDRDDVVFTIDFYEYDEEDYQNSWKKYLYPEKVSEKFVVKPTWREYEPEENELVIELDPGRAFGTGSHPTTSLCLKIMEENIKPGNSVIDVGTGSGILMIAAEKLGATDIYGTDIDELAVEATKENLELNKISSDTAEVYLGDLISVVKDKQFDVVVANILADVILLLLKDIFKVVKKDGLIIFSGIIEDKLPEIVKQVEEKGLEILEIKRDKEWRALLIKA; via the coding sequence ATGAAAGTTGTTGAAATAAAAGTTATATTTGATAGTGATAGTATTGAGGATACTCAAAAAGAGATTTGTGATATATTTTATGGATTTGGAGCTACTGGTTTAAAAATTGATGAGCCTTTAAAAACAAAAAATCCTTTAGATTTTTATAAAGATGAAAAGCAATTTTTAATGGTAGATTATGCTGTTTCAGCATATTTTCCAATGAATCCATATTCTCAAAGAAGAAACGATTTAATAAAAGCTGCTTTTGAAGAAAAATTTAATGATAGAGATGATGTTGTATTTACAATTGATTTTTATGAATATGATGAGGAAGACTATCAAAATAGTTGGAAAAAATATCTATATCCTGAAAAAGTTAGTGAAAAGTTTGTTGTTAAACCAACTTGGAGAGAATATGAACCTGAAGAAAATGAATTAGTTATTGAATTAGACCCTGGAAGAGCTTTTGGTACTGGATCACATCCAACAACATCTCTTTGTTTAAAAATTATGGAAGAAAATATAAAGCCTGGAAACTCTGTTATCGATGTGGGAACTGGATCTGGAATATTGATGATTGCAGCTGAAAAATTAGGAGCTACAGATATTTACGGTACTGATATCGATGAGTTAGCTGTTGAAGCTACTAAGGAAAATCTTGAGTTAAATAAAATTTCTTCTGATACTGCTGAAGTTTATTTAGGAGACTTAATCTCAGTTGTTAAAGATAAGCAATTTGACGTTGTAGTGGCAAATATCTTAGCTGATGTTATTCTTTTACTTTTAAAAGATATTTTTAAAGTTGTTAAAAAAGATGGATTAATTATTTTTTCAGGTATTATAGAAGATAAGCTTCCTGAAATAGTTAAACAGGTTGAAGAAAAAGGACTTGAAATACTAGAAATAAAAAGAGATAAAGAGTGGAGAGCTCTTCTTATTAAAGCTTAG
- a CDS encoding SoxR reducing system RseC family protein, translating into MKSSGLVKKIVGSKVTVSMYKESACSHCSKCSDSAKIANDFTFISNAENIKIGDIITFEMEDNQVFKAAIIVYIIPLIFMFLTYFIASNMGLSEGKCIGASFSGLVIAFIGIFFYDKFVVKNKMEKSVKIIDIEKR; encoded by the coding sequence ATGAAGAGTAGTGGGTTAGTAAAAAAAATAGTAGGAAGTAAAGTTACAGTTTCAATGTATAAAGAGAGTGCTTGCTCGCATTGTAGTAAATGTAGTGATAGTGCTAAGATAGCAAATGATTTTACATTTATATCTAATGCAGAGAATATTAAAATAGGTGATATTATAACTTTTGAAATGGAAGACAATCAGGTTTTTAAAGCTGCAATAATAGTTTATATAATACCATTGATATTTATGTTTTTAACTTACTTTATAGCTTCTAATATGGGATTATCAGAAGGAAAATGTATTGGGGCAAGTTTTAGTGGATTGGTAATAGCTTTTATAGGGATATTTTTTTATGATAAATTTGTTGTAAAAAATAAGATGGAAAAATCTGTAAAGATAATAGACATAGAAAAGAGATAG
- a CDS encoding 3-deoxy-D-manno-octulosonic acid transferase, whose protein sequence is MFYNLLRGFLYPFLFIFLLFKPKKLKFVFQRLFQDFSILEKKAKYIWIHCSSVGEINLIDALVKKLKNDFNENILLTVFTDTGYEIAMNKYSKDDRISIFRFPLDDIFILKKIFNYIQVSKIILIETEIWPNFINLGSKYSKIFIVNGRISNKSFPRYKKISWIIKPLFSKISGFFMQSQEDKNRIILLGADKNKVFVTGNLKFDISFETFSSEDMSNLKRFIKSDTRKIFVAGSTRQGEDSILIDVFKELKNTLLIIVPRHLERVPEIETLVKNSNLTYKKLTDLELNPSSEEFQILIVDKMGVLRKFYSIADVVFVGGTLVNIGGHSLLEPLFYGKSPIFGPYLQNVKDISKDILNLNIGYKINNKEEFLNTINLLETKPVSEDKIKAFFKSNQNAAEKTIKFMEEE, encoded by the coding sequence ATGTTTTACAATCTACTGAGAGGATTTTTATATCCTTTCCTCTTTATTTTTTTGCTTTTTAAACCTAAAAAATTGAAATTTGTTTTTCAAAGACTTTTTCAAGATTTTTCAATTCTAGAAAAAAAAGCGAAATATATATGGATTCATTGCTCATCTGTGGGAGAAATCAACCTTATAGACGCATTAGTAAAAAAACTAAAAAATGATTTCAATGAAAATATTTTACTTACAGTTTTTACTGATACAGGTTATGAAATAGCTATGAATAAATACTCAAAAGATGATAGAATATCTATATTCAGATTTCCATTAGATGATATTTTTATACTAAAAAAAATATTTAATTATATTCAGGTTTCCAAAATAATTTTGATAGAAACTGAAATTTGGCCTAATTTTATAAACTTAGGTTCAAAGTATTCAAAAATATTTATTGTTAATGGAAGAATTTCAAATAAAAGTTTTCCTAGATACAAAAAAATTTCTTGGATTATAAAACCTCTTTTTTCTAAAATATCTGGATTTTTTATGCAATCTCAAGAGGATAAAAATCGAATAATTCTTTTAGGTGCTGATAAAAACAAAGTATTTGTAACTGGTAATCTAAAATTTGATATTTCTTTTGAAACATTTTCTTCTGAAGATATGTCAAATTTAAAAAGATTTATAAAAAGTGATACACGAAAAATCTTTGTTGCTGGTAGTACTAGACAAGGGGAAGATTCTATTCTTATAGATGTTTTTAAAGAACTTAAAAATACACTTCTTATTATTGTCCCACGACATTTAGAAAGAGTTCCTGAAATTGAAACTTTAGTAAAAAATTCAAATTTAACATATAAAAAATTAACTGATTTAGAATTAAATCCATCTTCAGAAGAGTTTCAAATACTTATTGTTGATAAAATGGGTGTTCTCAGAAAATTCTATTCTATTGCTGATGTTGTATTTGTTGGTGGAACACTAGTTAATATTGGTGGTCATAGTTTACTAGAGCCATTATTTTATGGAAAATCTCCAATTTTTGGCCCATACTTACAAAATGTTAAAGATATATCTAAAGATATTTTAAATCTTAATATTGGATATAAGATTAACAATAAAGAGGAGTTTTTAAATACTATTAATCTCTTAGAAACAAAACCTGTTTCTGAGGATAAAATAAAAGCATTTTTCAAAAGCAATCAAAATGCTGCTGAAAAAACGATTAAATTTATGGAGGAAGAATGA
- a CDS encoding CidA/LrgA family protein: MLYEFLIILSINYLGVILEKIFHLPTPGTVNGLILLFIFLSLKIVKLNSIKTVGEFFIANMIITFIPPSVKLLDVIDILKTDFFKLIFLLILTTLITMVVTALCVDFMMRGKK, encoded by the coding sequence TTGTTATATGAGTTTCTTATTATTTTAAGTATTAACTATTTAGGAGTTATTTTAGAAAAGATTTTTCATCTTCCTACTCCTGGAACAGTTAATGGTTTAATTCTTTTATTTATTTTTCTTTCTTTAAAAATAGTAAAATTAAATAGTATTAAAACTGTTGGTGAATTTTTTATTGCAAATATGATCATAACTTTTATACCACCTAGTGTTAAGCTTTTAGATGTTATTGATATTTTAAAAACTGACTTTTTTAAATTAATTTTTTTACTTATATTAACAACTTTAATTACAATGGTTGTTACTGCTTTGTGTGTAGATTTCATGATGAGGGGGAAAAAATAA
- a CDS encoding LrgB family protein: MKELLFDNAFFGIFISLIAFKIGKDIFNKFKWPILNPIFVALILIFIFMEVFNIPTSYYSKGGDILGFFIAPATVCLAIPLYKELGTLKKHYKVILIGALIGSVTAILSVVLLGKLLGIQDIILLSFVPKSITTPIGIEVSKLLGGIPAITVFAIMVTGIAGNIFAPFMLKLFRIENAVAKGLGIGISSHAVGTSKAIEMGEVEGAMSALSIVIAGIITIFIAPVLLNILK; this comes from the coding sequence ATGAAAGAACTTTTATTTGATAACGCTTTTTTTGGAATTTTTATTAGTTTAATTGCTTTTAAAATTGGAAAAGACATTTTTAATAAATTTAAATGGCCTATTTTAAATCCAATTTTTGTAGCTCTTATTCTTATTTTTATATTTATGGAAGTTTTTAATATTCCTACATCTTATTATAGCAAAGGTGGAGATATATTAGGATTTTTTATAGCCCCTGCTACAGTGTGTTTAGCGATTCCTTTATATAAAGAATTAGGAACACTAAAAAAACATTATAAAGTTATTTTAATTGGAGCTCTTATTGGATCCGTAACTGCTATTTTATCTGTTGTTCTTTTAGGAAAGTTATTAGGTATTCAAGATATTATTCTTTTATCATTTGTTCCTAAATCCATTACAACTCCAATTGGAATAGAAGTTAGTAAGCTTCTTGGTGGAATACCTGCTATAACAGTCTTTGCCATAATGGTTACTGGAATAGCAGGAAATATTTTTGCTCCATTTATGTTAAAGCTTTTTAGAATCGAAAATGCAGTTGCTAAAGGTCTTGGAATTGGTATTTCAAGCCATGCTGTTGGAACAAGTAAAGCTATTGAAATGGGAGAGGTTGAAGGAGCAATGAGCGCTCTATCTATCGTTATTGCTGGTATAATTACAATCTTTATTGCACCAGTGCTTTTAAATATTCTAAAATAA
- a CDS encoding STAS-like domain-containing protein — protein sequence MKIKLKRYFNSSMLVNPDKAKSFCDKLKEILKKEEEVVLDFAGIQATTLVFLFVLFTNLWNEYGKDLKNKLTIKNGSQGLFKQMIYLKENYKELKSKFLGVHQNFEIAYIG from the coding sequence ATGAAAATAAAATTAAAAAGATACTTCAATAGTTCTATGCTAGTAAATCCAGATAAAGCTAAAAGCTTTTGTGATAAATTAAAAGAGATTTTAAAAAAAGAGGAGGAAGTTGTCTTAGATTTTGCTGGAATTCAAGCGACGACTTTAGTGTTTTTATTTGTACTTTTTACTAATTTATGGAATGAATATGGAAAAGATTTAAAAAATAAATTAACAATAAAAAATGGTTCTCAAGGTTTATTTAAACAAATGATATATTTGAAAGAGAACTACAAAGAACTAAAATCAAAGTTTTTAGGTGTTCATCAGAATTTTGAAATAGCTTATATTGGATAA
- a CDS encoding TIGR00282 family metallophosphoesterase, translating into MKVLVVGDVVGNPGRKTLKAYLDKYKSNYDFIIVNGENAAAGFGITAKLCDEILDWGVNVITSGNHIWDKKEIYDYLDRSNRVLRPHNYPNGVPGTGYTILKDKKGNKIAVVSLQGRVFMPPIDCPFTVANKLIEEIRKECKHIIIDFHAEATSEKLALANYLDGKVSVVYGTHTHVQTADNKILLEGTGYISDVGMTGSDNGIIGMNKESIIPKFLTALPQKFEIAEGKERINGLDIELDDETGECIKIERINLSLIELGIFN; encoded by the coding sequence ATGAAAGTTTTAGTTGTAGGTGACGTTGTTGGAAATCCAGGTAGAAAAACTCTAAAGGCATACCTTGATAAGTATAAAAGTAATTATGATTTTATTATCGTTAATGGTGAAAATGCTGCCGCTGGATTTGGAATAACTGCAAAACTTTGTGATGAGATTTTAGATTGGGGAGTAAATGTTATAACAAGTGGAAATCACATTTGGGATAAAAAAGAAATTTATGACTATTTAGATAGATCTAACAGAGTTCTACGTCCACATAATTATCCTAATGGAGTTCCTGGAACTGGATATACAATTTTAAAAGATAAAAAAGGAAATAAAATAGCTGTGGTTTCTCTTCAAGGAAGAGTTTTTATGCCGCCAATTGATTGTCCATTCACAGTTGCAAATAAATTAATAGAAGAAATTAGAAAAGAATGTAAACATATTATTATAGATTTTCATGCTGAAGCAACATCAGAGAAATTAGCTTTAGCAAACTATTTAGATGGAAAAGTTTCTGTAGTTTATGGAACACATACACATGTACAAACTGCTGATAATAAAATCCTTCTTGAAGGTACTGGTTACATAAGTGATGTTGGGATGACAGGATCAGACAATGGAATAATTGGAATGAATAAAGAATCTATTATTCCTAAATTCTTAACTGCTTTACCTCAAAAATTTGAGATAGCAGAAGGAAAAGAAAGAATAAATGGTTTAGATATCGAATTAGATGATGAAACTGGTGAATGTATAAAAATAGAAAGAATCAACCTTTCTCTTATTGAGTTAGGAATATTTAATTAG
- the cmk gene encoding (d)CMP kinase, whose amino-acid sequence MKNYIIALDGPAGSGKSTIAKVIAKNFGLTYLDTGAMYRMVALYILENNIDFNNVADVENILNNIKVDIIDDKFILNDKDVSLEIRTPEVTKIVSPVSAIKAVRVKLVDLQREISKGKKVILDGRDIGTVVFPNADLKVFLVASPEERAKRRVKDYASKGITEDFETVLKDILERDHTDSTRKESPLKKAEDAIEVDTSFLNIEESVQAISNLIKEKIGG is encoded by the coding sequence ATGAAAAACTATATTATTGCTTTAGATGGTCCAGCTGGAAGCGGAAAAAGTACTATTGCTAAAGTTATAGCTAAAAATTTTGGCCTAACATATCTTGATACAGGAGCTATGTATAGAATGGTAGCTCTTTATATCCTTGAAAATAATATTGATTTCAATAATGTAGCTGATGTAGAAAATATTTTAAATAATATTAAAGTTGATATTATAGATGATAAATTTATATTAAATGATAAAGATGTTTCTTTAGAAATTAGAACACCTGAAGTTACTAAAATTGTTTCTCCAGTATCTGCTATCAAAGCTGTTAGAGTTAAATTAGTAGATTTGCAAAGAGAGATTAGTAAAGGAAAAAAAGTTATTTTAGATGGAAGAGATATTGGAACAGTTGTTTTTCCAAATGCTGATTTAAAAGTATTTTTAGTTGCTTCTCCTGAAGAAAGAGCTAAAAGAAGAGTTAAAGATTATGCATCAAAAGGGATTACAGAAGATTTTGAAACTGTTTTAAAAGATATTTTAGAAAGAGACCATACTGATTCTACAAGAAAAGAAAGTCCTTTAAAGAAAGCTGAAGATGCTATTGAAGTTGATACTAGTTTTCTTAACATTGAAGAAAGTGTTCAAGCAATATCTAACTTAATTAAAGAGAAAATCGGAGGGTAA
- the trmB gene encoding tRNA (guanosine(46)-N7)-methyltransferase TrmB: protein MKERLEDTLWKHFFTNPRTNYNPYMVKLVEYPNHIIYDSEIMDSYRGNWNQKAFGNNNPVYLEIGSGSGNFAVGMAAKYPERNHLALEIRFKRLVLSATKAVKRNLNNVVFLRRRGEDITKFIGNEEIEGLYINFPDPWEGNEKNRILQPKLFELLDVIMKVDGTLFFKTDHDQYYSDVLEFAKDLKNYEVVYHTPDLHNSPKAADNIRTEFEDLFICKHNKNINYIEIKKIK, encoded by the coding sequence ATGAAAGAAAGATTAGAAGACACTCTATGGAAACACTTCTTCACAAATCCTAGAACTAATTATAATCCATACATGGTTAAATTAGTAGAATATCCTAATCACATTATCTATGATAGTGAAATTATGGATTCTTATAGAGGGAATTGGAACCAAAAAGCTTTTGGAAATAATAACCCTGTGTATCTTGAAATAGGATCTGGAAGTGGGAACTTTGCAGTAGGAATGGCTGCTAAATATCCAGAGAGAAATCACTTAGCTCTTGAAATAAGATTTAAAAGATTAGTTTTATCTGCTACTAAAGCTGTTAAAAGAAATCTTAATAATGTTGTTTTTTTAAGAAGACGTGGTGAAGATATTACAAAATTTATAGGAAATGAAGAGATTGAAGGACTTTATATTAATTTCCCTGACCCTTGGGAAGGAAATGAAAAAAATAGAATACTTCAACCTAAACTTTTCGAACTTCTTGATGTTATAATGAAAGTTGATGGAACTTTATTTTTTAAAACAGATCACGATCAATATTATTCAGATGTTCTTGAATTTGCTAAAGATTTAAAAAACTATGAAGTAGTTTATCATACACCTGATTTACATAACAGCCCTAAAGCTGCTGATAATATCAGAACAGAGTTTGAAGATTTATTTATATGTAAACATAATAAAAATATCAACTATATTGAAATAAAAAAAATCAAATAA
- a CDS encoding asparaginase produces MLEKILIINTGGTIGMVNSEENNPNSPLRPAKNWFEVAKNHPILERFPADYCQISTLIDSSDMNPEIWIDIVKIIEKNYYDYRGFVILHGTDTMAFTASALSFMLKNLDKPVVLTGSQVPLVTPRSDALQNLITSIQIAGNRIYGVKSIPEVTICFRDELLRGNRARKIDATNYFGFASPNYRALGEIGCEIKIHDKKVLDMPKNEFYTDSSINSNILIVEIFPGMNPQYIKTLVESHSEIKGVILKTYGNGNAPTTDNFVLTLKSIIDSGVVVVNITQCATGAVKMGLYEASSALKSIGVISGGDMTPEAAITKLMYLLGKNISIEEIKVFMESDLCGEITV; encoded by the coding sequence ATGTTAGAAAAAATTCTTATCATAAATACTGGGGGCACTATTGGTATGGTCAACAGCGAGGAAAATAATCCCAATAGTCCTTTAAGACCTGCTAAAAATTGGTTTGAAGTAGCTAAAAATCATCCTATTTTAGAAAGATTTCCTGCTGACTACTGTCAAATTTCAACTTTAATTGATTCTTCAGATATGAATCCTGAAATTTGGATTGATATCGTTAAAATTATAGAAAAAAATTATTATGACTACAGAGGATTTGTAATTTTACATGGAACTGATACTATGGCTTTTACAGCTTCAGCTCTATCTTTTATGCTTAAAAATCTTGATAAACCTGTGGTTTTAACTGGATCTCAAGTTCCTTTAGTTACACCAAGAAGTGATGCACTTCAAAATTTAATTACATCTATTCAAATTGCAGGTAATAGAATATACGGTGTTAAAAGTATACCTGAAGTTACAATTTGTTTTAGAGATGAGTTATTGAGAGGAAATCGAGCTAGAAAAATTGATGCTACAAATTATTTTGGATTTGCTTCACCAAATTATAGAGCTTTGGGAGAAATTGGATGTGAAATTAAAATTCATGACAAAAAGGTTTTAGATATGCCTAAAAATGAGTTTTATACAGATTCTTCTATCAACAGTAATATACTTATTGTTGAGATTTTCCCTGGAATGAATCCTCAATATATAAAAACACTTGTAGAATCTCATTCTGAAATAAAGGGAGTTATTTTAAAAACTTATGGAAATGGTAATGCTCCAACTACTGATAATTTTGTTTTAACTTTAAAGTCTATTATTGATTCAGGAGTTGTTGTTGTTAATATTACTCAATGTGCAACTGGTGCTGTTAAAATGGGATTATATGAAGCTAGTAGTGCATTAAAAAGTATTGGAGTAATCAGCGGCGGAGATATGACTCCAGAAGCAGCTATCACAAAGTTAATGTATTTATTAGGAAAAAATATTTCTATTGAAGAGATTAAAGTTTTTATGGAATCTGATTTATGTGGTGAAATAACTGTTTGA
- a CDS encoding adenylosuccinate synthase, with protein sequence MAGYVVVGTQWGDEGKGKIIDVLGDRADYVVRFQGGNNAGHTVVVNGEKFILHLLPSGMLHGQGKCIIGPGVVVDPKVLLKELDTLEAKGAKVDHLFISDRAHLIMPYHIQLDILKEERSGDNKIGTTKRGIGPCYSDKFSRVGIRAVELLDMELFAKKLQMNLEEKNELFTKIYDAPTMKFEDIFEEYRGYAERLKHRIIDATPEINKALDDDKFVLFEGAQAMMLDINYGTYPYVTSSSPTSGGVTTGVGVSPRKIDRIIGVMKAYTTRVGEGPFVTELNNDLGEKIRQIGGEFGATTGRPRRCGWLDLVVGKYAVDINGLTDVVITKIDVLSGLDTLKICTGYEIDGKVYTTVPAATEKLAYAKPIYEELPGWTEDISNMKDYNELPENCKKYLARVEEYLGCQITVVSVGPDRSQNIFLKDI encoded by the coding sequence ATGGCAGGATATGTTGTAGTTGGAACTCAATGGGGAGACGAAGGAAAAGGAAAAATAATTGACGTTCTTGGAGATAGAGCTGATTACGTTGTTAGATTCCAAGGTGGAAATAATGCTGGACACACAGTTGTTGTTAATGGAGAGAAATTTATACTTCACTTATTACCATCTGGTATGTTACATGGACAAGGTAAATGTATCATTGGACCAGGAGTTGTTGTTGATCCTAAAGTTCTTTTAAAAGAACTTGATACATTAGAAGCTAAAGGAGCTAAAGTTGATCACCTATTTATAAGTGATAGAGCTCATCTTATTATGCCTTACCACATTCAATTAGATATCTTAAAAGAAGAGAGAAGTGGAGATAACAAAATTGGAACTACAAAAAGAGGAATTGGACCTTGTTACTCTGATAAATTTTCAAGAGTTGGAATTAGAGCTGTTGAATTATTAGATATGGAGCTATTTGCTAAGAAGTTACAAATGAATTTAGAAGAGAAAAATGAACTTTTCACTAAAATCTATGATGCTCCTACTATGAAGTTTGAAGATATTTTTGAAGAGTACAGAGGATATGCTGAAAGATTAAAGCATAGAATTATTGATGCTACTCCTGAAATTAACAAAGCTTTAGATGATGACAAATTCGTTTTATTTGAAGGAGCTCAAGCTATGATGTTAGATATTAACTATGGAACATACCCATACGTTACTTCATCATCTCCTACAAGTGGAGGAGTTACTACTGGTGTTGGAGTTTCTCCTAGAAAAATCGATAGAATAATTGGAGTTATGAAAGCTTATACAACTAGAGTTGGAGAAGGACCTTTCGTTACTGAGTTAAATAATGATTTAGGAGAAAAAATCAGACAAATTGGTGGAGAGTTTGGAGCTACAACTGGAAGACCTAGAAGATGTGGATGGTTAGACCTTGTTGTTGGTAAGTATGCTGTTGATATAAACGGATTAACTGACGTTGTTATAACAAAAATCGACGTTTTAAGTGGATTAGATACTTTAAAAATTTGTACTGGATACGAAATCGATGGAAAAGTTTATACAACTGTACCTGCTGCTACAGAAAAATTAGCTTATGCTAAACCAATTTATGAAGAGCTACCTGGATGGACAGAGGATATCTCTAATATGAAAGATTACAATGAGTTACCTGAGAACTGTAAAAAATACCTTGCTAGAGTTGAAGAGTATTTAGGATGTCAAATAACTGTTGTTTCTGTTGGTCCTGATAGAAGTCAAAACATATTCTTAAAAGATATATAA